The Bos indicus x Bos taurus breed Angus x Brahman F1 hybrid chromosome 13, Bos_hybrid_MaternalHap_v2.0, whole genome shotgun sequence genome includes a region encoding these proteins:
- the SOX12 gene encoding transcription factor SOX-12, protein MVQQRGARAKRDGGPPPPGPGPAEEGAREPGWCKTPSGHIKRPMNAFMVWSQHERRKIMDQWPDMHNAEISKRLGRRWQLLQDSEKIPFVREAERLRLKHMADYPDYKYRPRKKSKGAPAKARPRPPGGGGGGSRLKPGPQLPGRGGRRAAGGPLGGGAAAPEDDDDEDDEELLEVRLVETPGRELWRMVPAGRAARGPAERAQGPSGEGAAVTAASPTPSEDEEPEEEEEEAAAAEEGEEEKVASGEEPLGFLSRGPPGPAGLDCSALDRDPDLPPPSGTSHFEFPDYCTPEVTEMIAGDWRPSSIADLVFTY, encoded by the coding sequence ATGGTGCAGCAGCGGGGCGCGAGGGCCAAGCGGGACGGCGGGCCACCGCCCCCGGGGCCCGGGCCGGCCGAGGAGGGGGCGCGTGAGCCCGGCTGGTGCAAGACCCCGAGCGGCCACATTAAGAGACCGATGAACGCGTTCATGGTGTGGTCGCAGCACGAACGGCGGAAGATCATGGACCAGTGGCCCGACATGCACAACGCCGAGATCTCCAAGCGCCTGGGCCGCCGCTGGCAGCTGCTGCAGGACTCGGAGAAGATCCCGTTCGTGCGGGAGGCGGAGCGGCTGCGCCTCAAGCACATGGCGGACTACCCGGACTACAAGTACCGGCCGCGCAAAAAGAGCAAGGGGGCGCCCGCCAAGGCGCGGCCCCGCccccccggcggcggcggcggcggtagcAGGCTCAAGCCCGGGCCGCAGCTGCCTGGCCGCGGGGGCCGCCGAGCGGCGGGAGGGCCTTTGGGGGGCGGCGCGGCGGCGCCCGAGGACGACGACGACGAAGACGACGAGGAGCTGCTGGAAGTGCGCCTGGTGGAGACCCCCGGGCGCGAGCTGTGGAGGATGGTCCCGGCGGGGCGGGCCGCCCGAGGACCAGCCGAGCGTGCCCAAGGGCCGTCGGGCGAGGGGGCGGCTGTCACCGCCGCCTCCCCAACTCCGTCGGAGGACGAGGAGccggaggaagaggaggaggaggcggcggcggccgagGAAGGCGAAGAGGAGAAGGTGGCGTCGGGGGAGGAGCCGTTGGGCTTTCTGTCCAGAGGGCCCCCCGGCCCCGCGGGCCTGGACTGCAGCGCCCTGGACCGCGATCCGGACCTGCCGCCCCCCTCGGGCACGTCGCACTTCGAGTTCCCGGACTACTGCACCCCCGAGGTTACCGAGATGATCGCAGGGGACTGGCGCCCGTCTAGCATCGCCGACCTGGTTTTCACCTACTGA
- the NRSN2 gene encoding neurensin-2 isoform X1: MKQGPRMPSCDRPCGCSRGPNVEDGKWYGVRSYLHLFYEDCAGTTLSDDPEGPPVLCPHQSWPTLCWKISLSSGALLLLLGMAALITGYAVPPKLEGIGEGEFLVLDQQAADYNQALVTCRLAGTVLCGAAGTLLAICLIWAMTGWLGQDTKAEPLDTEADGHVEVFGDELEQQLSPIFRDASGQSWFPPPTSHFGQSSVQTIQPKRDF, from the exons ATGAAGCAG GGACCCAGGATGCCGAGCTGTGACCGTCCCTGTGGCTGCAGCCGAGGCCCGAACGTGGAAGACGGCAAATGGTATGGGGTCCGCTCCTATCTGCACCTCTTCTACGAGGACTGTGCAGGTACCACCCTCAGCGATGACCCTGAGGGGCCTCCCGTACTGTGCCCTCACCAGTCTTGGCCCACACTGTGCTGGAAG ATCAGCTTATCCTCTGGtgccctgcttctgctgctgggTATGGCGGCCCTGATCACTGGCTACGCAGTGCCCCCAAAGTTGGAGGGCATCGGAGAAGGCGAGTTCCTGGTGTTGGATCAGCAGGCGGCCGACTACAACCAGGCCCTGGTCACCTGCCGCCTGGCAGGCACAGTGCTCTGCGGGGCAGCTGGGACCCTGCTGGCCATCTGCCTGATCTGGGCCATGACTGGTTGGCTGGGCCAGGACACCAAGGCGGAACCCTTGGACACTGAAGCCGACGGCCACGTGGAGGTCTTCGGGGATGAGCTGGAGCAGCAGCTGTCCCCCATCTTCCGTGATGCCAGTGGCCAGTCTTGGTTCCCGCCACCCACCAGCCACTTTGGGCAATCCTCTGTGCAGACCATCCAGCCCAAGCGGGACTTTTGA
- the NRSN2 gene encoding neurensin-2 isoform X2: MPSCDRPCGCSRGPNVEDGKWYGVRSYLHLFYEDCAGTTLSDDPEGPPVLCPHQSWPTLCWKISLSSGALLLLLGMAALITGYAVPPKLEGIGEGEFLVLDQQAADYNQALVTCRLAGTVLCGAAGTLLAICLIWAMTGWLGQDTKAEPLDTEADGHVEVFGDELEQQLSPIFRDASGQSWFPPPTSHFGQSSVQTIQPKRDF, from the exons ATGCCGAGCTGTGACCGTCCCTGTGGCTGCAGCCGAGGCCCGAACGTGGAAGACGGCAAATGGTATGGGGTCCGCTCCTATCTGCACCTCTTCTACGAGGACTGTGCAGGTACCACCCTCAGCGATGACCCTGAGGGGCCTCCCGTACTGTGCCCTCACCAGTCTTGGCCCACACTGTGCTGGAAG ATCAGCTTATCCTCTGGtgccctgcttctgctgctgggTATGGCGGCCCTGATCACTGGCTACGCAGTGCCCCCAAAGTTGGAGGGCATCGGAGAAGGCGAGTTCCTGGTGTTGGATCAGCAGGCGGCCGACTACAACCAGGCCCTGGTCACCTGCCGCCTGGCAGGCACAGTGCTCTGCGGGGCAGCTGGGACCCTGCTGGCCATCTGCCTGATCTGGGCCATGACTGGTTGGCTGGGCCAGGACACCAAGGCGGAACCCTTGGACACTGAAGCCGACGGCCACGTGGAGGTCTTCGGGGATGAGCTGGAGCAGCAGCTGTCCCCCATCTTCCGTGATGCCAGTGGCCAGTCTTGGTTCCCGCCACCCACCAGCCACTTTGGGCAATCCTCTGTGCAGACCATCCAGCCCAAGCGGGACTTTTGA